A genomic segment from Polyangium mundeleinium encodes:
- a CDS encoding SDR family NAD(P)-dependent oxidoreductase, with translation MTKEPRSNTEKERMRFEGKVALVTGGTSGLGRATAEAFAREGAKVVFTARSEGPGREVEGAIRAAGGEATFLPCDVTDERQIGALVEQTVKTYGRLDCAYNNAWAAPKMAPLSEFSAEFEAHFALLRGLFACMKHEIAAMLTSGGGVIVNGSSAAARAGAAFLGPYGAAKAGLESATRTAAAEYAGQNIRVNSLSLGAFDTPMSRETYKDAPPEALAAFTARIALRRLGHVDEAAQTVLFLCSPGASYITGANLGVDGGYFLT, from the coding sequence ATGACGAAAGAACCCCGCTCGAACACGGAGAAGGAACGAATGCGATTTGAAGGCAAGGTGGCGCTGGTCACGGGCGGAACGTCCGGATTGGGCCGGGCGACAGCCGAGGCGTTCGCCCGCGAGGGCGCGAAGGTCGTCTTCACCGCGCGCAGCGAGGGCCCCGGGCGCGAGGTCGAGGGCGCGATCCGCGCCGCGGGCGGGGAGGCGACGTTCCTTCCGTGCGACGTGACGGACGAGCGCCAGATCGGCGCGCTCGTCGAGCAGACGGTCAAGACGTACGGGCGGCTCGATTGCGCCTACAACAACGCCTGGGCCGCGCCGAAGATGGCGCCGCTCTCCGAGTTCTCCGCGGAGTTCGAGGCGCATTTCGCTCTCCTGCGTGGCCTCTTCGCCTGCATGAAGCACGAGATCGCCGCGATGCTCACGAGCGGCGGCGGGGTCATCGTCAATGGCTCGTCCGCCGCGGCCAGGGCGGGCGCCGCGTTCCTCGGCCCCTATGGCGCGGCAAAGGCGGGGCTCGAGAGCGCCACCCGCACCGCCGCAGCCGAATACGCCGGGCAGAACATCCGGGTCAATTCGCTCTCGCTCGGCGCCTTTGATACACCGATGTCCCGCGAGACCTACAAGGATGCGCCGCCGGAGGCGCTCGCGGCCTTTACCGCGAGAATCGCGCTCCGGCGCCTGGGCCACGTCGACGAGGCGGCGCAGACCGTTCTTTTCCTCTGCTCCCCGGGCGCCAGTTACATCACCGGCGCGAACCTCGGCGTCGACGGTGGTTATTTCCTGACCTGA
- a CDS encoding non-ribosomal peptide synthetase/type I polyketide synthase — protein MTSKTFDPVLGSGTPIPSSEKNPGSRTETISCDGFAGGVGAVSHEMAGGALPSTREPRAPARPIQVPVRVDSKEKRARATTDLPGPAVTKVPRGGLLPATFAQQRLWLVGQMFPGTPVYNEPILVQMREPVDAAVLARALTEITRRHEAWRTVFVEEGGQPMQQILPPRPFALPVLDLTMLPPEEREAEARRLARIDARKPFDLGEGPLVRALLLRLADDDTRLCVTAHHIIADGVSFFGVFLPELRALYAAFSRKEPSPLREPSFHLADFAAWQRRWLTEDELAPKLAYWRKQLAGVTDLDFPLDHPRPTRPTGNGARFKVELSAELTAKLREVGHHAGVTLFTTLLAAWKTLLFRYTRKGDIVVGSAAAGRPRPEFESLLGYFNNNLVLRTQLDGALPFEQLLPRVGEALRGAREHQDVPFERLLALLDGPRPLERNPLYDTGFLLMPPLPPVTEAPAWSSGRIDIGTSKLDLYLELHQRPQGLVGHIEYQTDLFSTATIERMADHYRTLLEGIARDPAQRLSDLPLSTEAERRQLITWQGPSVVPAEDDTRESLEQIFAAHAARTPAAIALEHGDEQLTYAEVDARANQLAHALRARGVGPETLVGLCFDRSIEAYIALLGVFKAGGAYVPLDPDSPRERLAFLLEDAKARLVLTNTSRAGVLPAGVSTLRLDADASEIAAFPREAPPPMAGPHHLAYVIYTSGSTGLPKGVLVERRGLGDLARAEAAYFGLGVGTRVLQLFPLTFDGSVGDYTLTWSAGATLVLADKESTLPGPALARFLREKDIHAFETTPSVLAVLPHEELPALQTLITAGEALPEEIAARWAPGRRLFNVYGPTEATVAAVAAHYLAGTGKPTIGRPFPHVAVHVLDELGRPVPVGVPGELCIGGSGVARGYLNRPDLTAAAFVEGDGTAGARLYRTGDRVKWRPDGHLDYLGRVDRQIKLRGYRIELGEIEATLGNHPAVNLAAVELRKMQGEARLVAYVHPRGGVHEDLGRALGKYLRERLPEYMVPTSFVVLESMPTNLNGKIDRGRLPAPAPPAPPAPPAVSAAATPASPADLTARVAAIWREVLGVAEIDVDVPFFEAGGHSLSLARVQSALAAELGIDIDVVTLMRMPTIRLLAGHLATLRVVTRPEHATPREAAAEDPARARALAIVGMAIRAPGVRDVDDLWDVVQTGRETVRRFDPASLIAAGADPARVRKAEFVPVEGVLEDADRFDAAFFGYSDADAAFLDPQQRIFLECAHEALEHASCDPTRFSGRIGVFGGMGAPLHWLGPVADVIREEGRSANAFRAQTLNMHDFLATRVAFKLGLRGPALTVQTACSTSLSAVHLARQSLLAGDCDVALAGGVSLASLRDQDRGYLWAEGGVFASDGHCRPFDEGASGMVPSSGAVIVVLKRLADALADGDTIHAVLLASAMNNDGGEKLGFTAPSEDGVARVVEQALGTAGIDPRTIAFVEAHGTGTRLGDPTEVHALARVYRHSTDHREVCALGSLKANLGHLDAAAGGASLVKAALALEHGVIPPLPNLRAPNPLLDLSHTPFFLPDAPRPFPRTKGPRRAAVNALGLGGTNVHVILEEPPTVEFAPSRRPTALLCLSANTETALAEARRRLGEHLARHPDVDLADVAFSLAVGRTPRRFRTTIACHDKEGARQRLAERQADAPIAASRGARPVVFLFPGHGAQYLGMARALYDAEPVFRATIDTSIEHLYRDAGLDLRPLLLERLPEHEPKLDEMRAVQPLLFVVQYALAALLQAWGVRPAAMLGHSVGEYVAACLAGVFSLRDALSLVAERGRLMDETSPGGMLTVFGDAAAIEPYLPADLVIGTYAPNAVVLSGSTSAIDATRARLEAAGFETTGVRVSRASHSPWMASIRQTFRDAVAAVKRKPPAIPIVSNLTGTFFTPEQATSPDFWADHLCNAVRLTEGLGTLLDIPSAMYLEVGPGGTMGSFLKAHPRVAGRDIEVLGTLPGYRRRDVPAHAEVLRALGRAWELGVDIDWQAFHAPEKRRRIPLPTYPFEGRRFTLGAAPAERPATLEERALGIARGLDTRGIDDEPGLRPALEALCASLVLDFFARRLGADLGRVFRLEALRERAGILPKFMPMLDLCVRTLERDGLASRTPAGEVRFDVTQAGRSAAHVDRLQSEHARFAGLVRLIEHCVRNYDEALTGGTEPVGVLYPDGTDSLFRACMRDCPPGARDVSIELCCELVQELVQRRGDRKIRILEVGAGHGTLTWPLVARLQGADVEYHFTDIGRSFLHRAEEEARRRGISWLSAFPFDMNRSPEEQGLSGGYDLVLGLDAVHVVPDLAPVLENLHHLTAPGGTLLLVEFTRMDPWWELIWGLAPGYWTVASARGSLAMDLGRWEHALKQAGFPRVVSAPGDAGTHDTADHGILIAERDRAPARLSAATLATSNGAARRVPAQVEDDAARPEPEAGGDAAETLVQSIFRRLLGLSRVPAQASFFDLGGDSLLAIQMLAEIRTRTGHDMKVPQFNENPTVHGIARFLSSRDDTFAGAVPAVPVARSATTTPPRASAAGLIPLAPGGNKPPLFLVHPIGGGVACYDALARELSPDRPVYGIASPMLHNPVARPGSLEELAAAYVEELRKAAPKGPYLLGGWSFGGVIAIEMARLLAQSGEEVRLVLLDVFASPNVGREHGRRTGFTPPQPLDGDVAVAEHHLALWQRHALRQLAVPATLFIAEQSPPRPDGDLDHTLRGLRSVPVPGDHFTILAEENVAGLATRIEAALSNPAPVPSEAVDEASVRAFMEELLGRMLERDGGAIGNLWGDSETAVLIPVGDSVIVGSDTIRRHYKRGSASLRDAGLRVYDERVHLFAGGRAATVTARFDAEMVMDANGRRTLYRGVRASWVLEKQGASWHLVHVHYSMPVGPAYSMA, from the coding sequence ATGACCAGCAAGACCTTCGACCCCGTTCTGGGGAGTGGGACTCCCATTCCATCCAGCGAGAAGAACCCCGGCTCGCGCACCGAGACCATCTCGTGCGACGGCTTTGCGGGGGGTGTCGGCGCCGTTTCCCATGAAATGGCGGGTGGGGCCCTGCCGAGCACACGCGAGCCTCGCGCCCCGGCCCGCCCGATCCAGGTGCCGGTGCGGGTCGATTCGAAGGAAAAGCGCGCCCGCGCCACGACCGATCTCCCGGGGCCCGCGGTCACGAAGGTCCCGCGCGGCGGCCTCTTGCCTGCGACGTTCGCGCAGCAGCGCTTGTGGCTCGTCGGGCAGATGTTCCCGGGCACGCCCGTCTACAACGAGCCGATCCTCGTGCAGATGCGCGAGCCCGTGGACGCCGCGGTGCTCGCCCGCGCCTTGACCGAGATCACCCGCCGGCACGAGGCGTGGCGCACCGTCTTCGTGGAGGAAGGCGGCCAGCCGATGCAGCAAATCCTGCCGCCGCGGCCTTTCGCCCTGCCCGTGCTCGATTTGACCATGTTGCCGCCCGAGGAGCGCGAGGCCGAGGCGCGGAGACTCGCCCGCATCGACGCGCGCAAGCCCTTCGACCTCGGCGAAGGCCCGCTCGTGCGCGCCCTCCTTTTGCGCCTCGCCGACGACGACACGCGGCTCTGCGTGACCGCGCATCACATCATCGCCGACGGCGTCTCCTTCTTTGGGGTGTTCCTGCCGGAGCTCCGCGCCCTTTACGCGGCCTTCTCCCGCAAAGAGCCCTCGCCTTTGCGGGAGCCCTCTTTCCATCTCGCGGACTTTGCCGCCTGGCAACGGCGCTGGCTCACCGAGGACGAGCTCGCCCCGAAGCTCGCGTATTGGCGGAAGCAGCTCGCGGGCGTGACGGATCTGGATTTCCCCCTCGATCACCCGCGCCCGACCCGGCCCACGGGAAACGGCGCCCGCTTCAAGGTGGAGCTCTCGGCGGAGCTCACGGCGAAGCTCCGCGAGGTCGGCCATCACGCGGGCGTCACCCTGTTCACGACGCTGCTCGCCGCGTGGAAGACGCTCCTGTTCCGGTACACGCGAAAGGGCGACATCGTGGTCGGCTCGGCCGCGGCGGGGCGCCCGCGCCCTGAATTCGAATCCCTCCTCGGGTATTTCAACAACAACCTCGTCCTGCGCACCCAGCTCGACGGCGCCCTCCCGTTCGAGCAGCTCTTGCCGCGCGTGGGCGAGGCCCTCCGCGGGGCGCGCGAGCACCAGGACGTGCCCTTCGAGCGGCTCCTCGCGTTGCTCGACGGGCCGCGCCCGCTGGAGAGAAACCCCCTGTACGATACCGGCTTCCTGCTCATGCCGCCGCTGCCGCCGGTGACCGAGGCGCCGGCCTGGAGCTCGGGCCGGATCGACATCGGCACCTCGAAGCTCGACCTTTATCTGGAGCTTCATCAGCGCCCGCAGGGCCTCGTCGGCCACATCGAATACCAGACCGACCTCTTCTCCACCGCCACCATCGAGCGCATGGCGGACCATTACCGGACGCTGCTCGAAGGCATTGCCCGGGATCCGGCGCAGCGGCTCTCCGATCTCCCGCTCTCGACCGAGGCCGAGCGGCGACAGTTGATCACGTGGCAGGGGCCGTCCGTGGTGCCCGCCGAGGACGACACGCGCGAAAGCCTGGAGCAAATCTTCGCGGCCCATGCGGCGCGCACCCCCGCGGCGATCGCCCTGGAGCACGGCGACGAGCAGCTCACGTATGCCGAGGTCGACGCGCGCGCAAACCAGCTCGCGCATGCACTGCGCGCGCGCGGCGTCGGCCCGGAGACGCTCGTCGGGCTTTGCTTCGATCGCTCGATCGAGGCCTACATCGCGCTCCTCGGCGTCTTCAAGGCGGGCGGCGCGTACGTCCCCCTCGACCCGGATTCCCCGCGCGAACGCCTCGCGTTCCTCCTGGAAGACGCCAAGGCGCGCCTCGTGCTCACGAATACGAGCCGCGCGGGCGTGCTCCCCGCCGGCGTCTCCACCTTGCGCCTCGACGCGGACGCCTCCGAAATCGCCGCCTTCCCCAGGGAGGCGCCCCCGCCGATGGCAGGGCCGCACCACCTCGCGTACGTCATCTATACGTCCGGCTCCACGGGCCTTCCGAAAGGCGTGCTCGTCGAGCGCCGCGGCCTCGGCGACCTCGCCCGGGCGGAGGCGGCGTATTTCGGCCTCGGCGTGGGCACGCGCGTCTTGCAGCTCTTCCCGCTCACGTTTGATGGATCGGTCGGCGATTACACGCTCACGTGGTCCGCCGGCGCGACGCTCGTGCTCGCGGACAAGGAGAGCACCCTGCCGGGCCCTGCGCTCGCGCGGTTCCTCCGGGAAAAGGACATCCACGCGTTCGAGACGACCCCGTCCGTGCTCGCGGTCCTGCCGCACGAAGAGCTCCCCGCGTTGCAGACGCTCATCACGGCGGGTGAGGCGTTGCCCGAGGAGATCGCGGCGCGGTGGGCGCCCGGGCGGCGCTTGTTCAATGTCTACGGCCCGACGGAAGCCACGGTCGCCGCCGTCGCCGCGCACTACCTCGCCGGCACGGGAAAACCGACCATCGGGCGCCCCTTCCCGCACGTCGCGGTCCACGTCCTCGACGAGCTCGGGCGCCCCGTCCCCGTGGGCGTCCCCGGGGAGCTTTGCATCGGCGGATCCGGGGTGGCGCGCGGGTATTTGAATCGCCCCGACCTCACCGCGGCTGCGTTCGTGGAAGGGGATGGGACGGCGGGAGCGCGGCTGTATCGCACGGGGGATCGGGTGAAATGGCGCCCCGACGGCCACCTCGACTACCTCGGGCGGGTCGACCGGCAGATCAAGCTGCGCGGCTACCGCATCGAGCTCGGCGAGATCGAAGCCACGCTCGGCAATCACCCGGCCGTGAACCTGGCCGCGGTGGAGCTGCGGAAGATGCAGGGCGAGGCCCGCCTCGTCGCGTACGTGCATCCGCGCGGAGGCGTGCACGAGGACCTCGGGCGCGCGCTCGGCAAATACCTCCGCGAGCGCCTGCCGGAGTACATGGTGCCGACGAGCTTCGTGGTCCTCGAATCGATGCCCACGAACCTCAATGGCAAGATCGATCGCGGGCGGCTCCCGGCGCCTGCACCACCTGCGCCGCCTGCGCCGCCTGCCGTGTCGGCTGCCGCGACGCCGGCGTCCCCCGCGGACCTCACGGCCCGCGTCGCGGCCATCTGGCGCGAGGTCCTGGGCGTCGCCGAGATCGATGTCGACGTGCCTTTCTTCGAGGCCGGCGGCCACTCCCTCTCCCTCGCGCGTGTGCAGAGCGCCCTCGCGGCCGAGCTCGGGATCGACATCGACGTCGTGACGTTGATGCGTATGCCGACGATCCGCCTCCTCGCCGGGCACCTCGCCACGTTGCGCGTCGTCACACGTCCCGAGCACGCCACGCCACGCGAGGCCGCCGCCGAGGACCCGGCGCGCGCGCGGGCGCTTGCGATCGTCGGAATGGCGATCCGCGCCCCGGGGGTCCGTGATGTGGACGATCTTTGGGACGTCGTTCAAACCGGACGCGAGACCGTGCGCAGGTTCGATCCCGCGTCCTTGATCGCGGCCGGCGCGGATCCTGCGCGCGTTCGCAAGGCGGAGTTCGTCCCGGTCGAGGGCGTGCTCGAAGATGCGGATCGCTTCGACGCCGCGTTCTTCGGGTACAGCGACGCGGACGCGGCCTTCCTGGACCCGCAACAACGGATCTTCCTCGAATGCGCCCACGAGGCGCTCGAACATGCCTCCTGCGATCCGACACGTTTCTCCGGGCGGATCGGGGTGTTCGGGGGCATGGGCGCGCCCCTGCATTGGCTCGGCCCGGTCGCCGACGTGATCCGCGAGGAGGGCCGCTCGGCGAATGCCTTTCGCGCGCAGACGCTCAACATGCACGATTTCCTGGCCACGCGGGTCGCCTTCAAGCTCGGCCTCCGCGGCCCGGCGCTCACCGTGCAGACGGCGTGCTCGACGTCTCTTTCGGCGGTCCATCTCGCGCGCCAGAGCTTGCTCGCCGGCGACTGCGACGTGGCCCTCGCGGGCGGCGTCTCCTTGGCCTCGCTCCGGGACCAAGATCGCGGATATCTATGGGCCGAGGGCGGCGTGTTCGCCAGCGACGGCCATTGCCGTCCCTTCGACGAGGGGGCGAGCGGCATGGTGCCTTCGAGTGGCGCCGTGATCGTCGTCCTCAAGCGCCTCGCCGACGCGCTCGCCGATGGAGACACGATTCACGCCGTCCTCCTCGCCTCGGCCATGAACAACGACGGCGGGGAAAAACTCGGCTTCACCGCGCCGAGCGAGGACGGCGTCGCGCGGGTCGTCGAGCAGGCCCTGGGCACGGCCGGCATCGATCCACGAACGATCGCGTTCGTCGAGGCCCACGGCACGGGCACGCGCCTCGGGGATCCCACGGAGGTCCACGCGCTCGCCCGGGTCTACCGGCATTCCACGGATCATCGAGAGGTCTGCGCGCTCGGCTCGCTCAAGGCGAACCTGGGGCACCTCGACGCCGCCGCGGGCGGTGCGAGCCTCGTCAAGGCGGCGCTCGCGCTCGAACACGGGGTCATCCCGCCGCTGCCGAACCTCCGGGCGCCGAACCCGCTGCTCGACCTCTCGCACACCCCCTTTTTCCTGCCCGACGCGCCCCGACCGTTTCCGCGGACGAAGGGCCCGCGCCGCGCGGCCGTCAATGCCCTCGGGCTTGGCGGGACGAATGTCCACGTGATCCTGGAAGAGCCGCCAACCGTCGAATTCGCCCCGAGCCGCCGCCCGACGGCGCTCCTTTGCCTCTCCGCGAACACGGAGACCGCGCTCGCGGAGGCCCGGCGCAGGCTCGGCGAGCACCTCGCGCGCCATCCGGACGTAGACCTCGCCGACGTCGCGTTTTCCCTCGCCGTCGGACGAACGCCGCGACGCTTTCGCACGACGATTGCTTGTCATGACAAGGAAGGCGCGAGGCAGCGGCTCGCGGAACGGCAAGCGGACGCCCCGATCGCGGCGTCCCGCGGCGCGCGCCCCGTGGTCTTCCTTTTCCCGGGCCACGGCGCGCAATACCTCGGCATGGCCCGCGCGCTGTACGACGCCGAGCCCGTCTTCCGCGCCACGATCGACACCAGCATCGAGCATCTGTACAGGGACGCGGGCCTCGATCTGAGGCCGCTCCTCCTCGAACGCCTGCCCGAGCACGAGCCCAAGCTCGACGAGATGCGCGCTGTCCAGCCCCTCCTTTTCGTGGTGCAATATGCCCTCGCCGCGCTCCTCCAGGCCTGGGGCGTCCGCCCCGCGGCCATGCTGGGGCATAGCGTCGGCGAATACGTGGCCGCTTGCCTCGCGGGCGTCTTTTCGCTCCGTGATGCGCTCTCGCTCGTCGCGGAGCGCGGGCGCCTCATGGACGAGACGTCCCCGGGCGGCATGCTGACGGTCTTTGGCGACGCCGCTGCGATCGAGCCTTACCTCCCCGCGGACCTCGTCATCGGGACGTACGCGCCCAACGCCGTCGTGCTCTCGGGCTCCACATCCGCCATCGACGCCACGCGCGCGCGGCTCGAAGCGGCCGGATTCGAGACGACGGGCGTCCGTGTCTCACGCGCCTCCCATTCCCCCTGGATGGCGTCCATCCGACAAACCTTCCGAGATGCTGTGGCGGCCGTCAAACGCAAGCCGCCTGCGATTCCGATCGTCTCCAACCTGACCGGGACGTTTTTCACGCCCGAGCAGGCCACGAGCCCCGATTTCTGGGCGGATCACCTCTGCAACGCCGTGCGTTTGACGGAGGGGCTCGGCACCTTGCTCGACATCCCCTCCGCGATGTACCTCGAAGTGGGGCCCGGGGGCACGATGGGCTCGTTCCTCAAGGCGCACCCGCGCGTCGCAGGGCGTGACATCGAGGTCCTGGGCACGCTCCCCGGATATCGCCGGCGCGACGTGCCCGCCCACGCCGAGGTGCTTCGCGCGCTCGGTCGGGCGTGGGAGCTCGGCGTCGATATCGATTGGCAGGCGTTCCACGCCCCGGAGAAACGGCGCCGCATCCCGCTGCCCACCTATCCCTTCGAGGGACGGCGCTTCACGCTGGGCGCCGCGCCGGCCGAGCGCCCCGCGACGCTGGAGGAGCGGGCCCTCGGCATCGCGCGCGGGCTCGACACGCGTGGCATCGACGACGAGCCGGGATTGCGTCCAGCGCTGGAGGCGCTCTGCGCGAGCCTGGTCCTCGATTTCTTCGCCCGGCGCCTCGGCGCCGATCTCGGCCGCGTCTTTCGGCTCGAAGCCCTGCGCGAGCGCGCCGGCATCCTCCCGAAATTCATGCCGATGCTCGATCTGTGCGTGCGTACCCTGGAGCGCGACGGGCTCGCGTCGCGCACCCCGGCCGGGGAGGTTCGTTTCGACGTCACGCAGGCGGGGCGCTCGGCCGCACACGTGGATCGTTTGCAATCCGAGCACGCCCGGTTCGCCGGGCTCGTCCGCCTCATCGAGCATTGCGTTCGAAATTACGACGAGGCCCTGACGGGAGGCACGGAGCCCGTCGGCGTCCTTTACCCCGACGGGACGGATTCGCTCTTCCGCGCCTGCATGCGCGATTGCCCACCCGGCGCCCGCGATGTCTCGATCGAGCTCTGCTGCGAGCTCGTGCAGGAGCTCGTCCAGCGCCGCGGCGACCGCAAGATTCGTATCCTCGAAGTCGGCGCAGGGCATGGCACCCTGACCTGGCCGCTCGTCGCGCGCCTCCAGGGCGCTGACGTCGAATACCACTTCACCGACATCGGCCGCTCCTTCCTGCACCGCGCCGAGGAAGAGGCCCGGCGGCGCGGCATCTCCTGGCTCTCGGCCTTCCCGTTCGACATGAATCGCTCGCCGGAGGAGCAGGGGTTGTCCGGTGGATACGATCTCGTCCTCGGGCTCGACGCGGTGCACGTCGTGCCGGATCTCGCGCCCGTGCTCGAGAACCTGCACCACCTCACCGCGCCGGGCGGGACGCTCCTGCTCGTCGAGTTCACGCGTATGGATCCATGGTGGGAGCTCATCTGGGGCCTCGCGCCGGGGTATTGGACCGTCGCGTCCGCGCGCGGCTCGCTGGCCATGGACCTCGGGCGATGGGAGCATGCGCTGAAGCAGGCGGGATTCCCCCGCGTCGTTAGCGCGCCCGGCGACGCCGGGACACACGATACGGCCGACCACGGCATTTTGATCGCCGAGCGAGACCGCGCCCCCGCGCGCCTCTCCGCGGCGACGCTCGCGACCTCGAACGGCGCAGCGCGACGCGTGCCTGCGCAGGTCGAGGACGACGCCGCAAGGCCCGAGCCCGAGGCCGGGGGAGACGCCGCCGAGACGCTCGTGCAAAGCATCTTCCGGCGTTTGCTTGGCCTCTCCCGTGTCCCCGCCCAAGCGAGCTTCTTCGACCTCGGCGGCGATTCGCTGCTCGCCATCCAGATGCTCGCGGAGATTCGAACGAGGACGGGCCACGACATGAAGGTTCCGCAATTCAACGAGAATCCAACGGTCCACGGGATCGCGCGTTTTCTGTCTTCCCGTGACGACACCTTCGCCGGGGCCGTCCCTGCGGTCCCCGTTGCCCGGAGCGCCACGACAACCCCACCGAGGGCCTCGGCTGCCGGCTTGATCCCGCTCGCGCCCGGCGGGAACAAGCCTCCGTTGTTCCTGGTCCATCCCATCGGCGGCGGCGTCGCTTGTTATGACGCGCTCGCGAGGGAGCTGTCCCCGGACAGACCCGTCTATGGCATTGCGTCGCCAATGCTCCACAATCCCGTCGCCCGCCCCGGCAGCCTCGAGGAGCTGGCCGCGGCCTATGTGGAAGAGCTCCGCAAAGCCGCGCCGAAAGGCCCCTACCTCCTCGGCGGCTGGTCGTTCGGCGGCGTGATCGCCATTGAAATGGCGAGGCTCCTCGCGCAGAGCGGGGAGGAGGTGCGGCTCGTCCTGCTCGACGTGTTCGCCTCGCCCAACGTCGGCCGCGAGCACGGCCGCCGGACCGGCTTCACGCCTCCGCAGCCTCTGGACGGCGACGTCGCCGTTGCCGAGCACCACCTCGCGCTGTGGCAGCGCCATGCGCTCCGGCAGCTCGCCGTCCCGGCGACGCTCTTCATCGCCGAGCAATCGCCGCCGCGCCCCGACGGCGACCTCGACCATACGCTTCGGGGTCTCCGATCCGTGCCGGTGCCCGGCGACCATTTCACGATCCTCGCCGAGGAGAACGTCGCGGGCCTCGCCACGCGCATCGAAGCGGCGCTCTCGAATCCTGCACCCGTCCCGTCCGAGGCCGTGGACGAAGCCTCCGTCCGCGCATTCATGGAAGAGCTGCTCGGCCGAATGCTGGAGCGCGACGGAGGCGCCATCGGGAACCTGTGGGGCGACAGCGAGACGGCCGTGCTCATCCCGGTCGGCGACAGCGTGATCGTGGGATCCGACACCATCCGACGTCATTACAAGCGCGGCAGCGCCTCGCTCCGCGATGCGGGCTTGCGCGTGTACGACGAGCGAGTGCATCTCTTCGCGGGCGGGCGCGCCGCGACCGTGACCGCGCGGTTCGATGCCGAGATGGTGATGGATGCGAATGGCCGACGGACGCTCTACCGGGGCGTGCGCGCGAGCTGGGTCCTCGAAAAGCAGGGCGCCTCGTGGCACCTCGTCCACGTGCATTACTCCATGCCCGTAGGGCCAGCCTACTCGATGGCATGA